Part of the Syntrophorhabdaceae bacterium genome is shown below.
TACGACGATTTGTTTTACAAAAACCGCAGGTATCTCAAGCCTCTGAGCACGCCTCCGTATTACGCTATCAGGTGCCATCAGGCCTTTCATGGTACCATCGGAGGCATCAAGGTCAACCAGAACATGGAGGTGCTGGATAGGCGGGACCACCCTATCTCGGGACTTTTCGCCACGGGTAATGACGCCGGCGGTTGGCAATCAGACACCTACTGCTACGTCCTCTCGGGAATGGCCCTCGCCTTCGCCGTTAATTCGGCCCGTATTGCAGGGGAAAATGCAGCGAGATGCATATCGAACAGACAGGACAGGCCGGATGCGAGTCAAGGCCGTCTGCCCCGGTCGGATTAGTGTGCCATGGATCGAGCGCGCACCCCAGAGGAATCCTGAAAAAAAGGAACCTTTCATGGATGGCGGCGTGGTCGTGAGAGGTTGGCGCTCCCTGATGACCCTTGAATGCACGGCCTGCTCTTTCTGGCCATCCATCCCGATCTTAGGACGCGCTTCAATCCGAGTCCCGGGTTGATGCCTGGTGAAGGATACTGTGATCTGTCCATGGTGCTTACTTTTATGATTTATGTCATAGAATCAAATCATTGCATGATCGGGAATCTTCGTGCCATCATGTTGCAGGACGGGAAAGGCGGCCTAGAACTCCTGCGATCAAAGCGAGCTTGAAGCTTTAGAGCGATTATCAGGGCGGAGACATCTGCAGCTTCTTATCGGTCGCCAGGGATTGATTTCTCCGTGCGGAATAAGATTATCACGATGAGGCAGTTTGGTTCGAGGAGGGGAATTTTTGAGCATTCCGATGATGGGCAGCGATGCTTCATACGACAAAGAACCGATAAGGAGGTTGTTATGAAGAAGACGTGTGTATTTTGTTGTGCAGCAATCTTTGTGTGTTTTGCTTTATTGACCGGCATGTCTTATGGCGCCGATAAAGTCACGAAACTCGAGTTTGCAAGTTACCTACCGGCTACAGAGGACGTAAGCTTAACATTACAGGAGTGGTGTAAGGAGGTCGAGAAGAGGACCAACGGCCGCGTCACGGTAACGTACCATCCGGGAGGCACGCTCGTCTCCATGCCTCAGACGTATGAAGCGGTGACCAACGGAATAGCTGACCTGGGGTTCTCCGCATTCGGTTACACGCCCGGAAGATTTCCTATGATGGAACTTCTCGATTTGCCCACAGGACTCAAGACCTCCCTTCTGGCTGTCAAGCTGACCCAGGACTACGTCAACAGATTCAAGCCCAAGGAACTGCAGGACGTAAAGGTCTTATGGTTTACTGCCACCACGCCCGCACTCCTTCATACCAAGAAACCTATCAAAAAGCTCGAAGATCTGAAGGGCATGAAAATCAGGACTGTTGGCGGGCCGATGGTAGAACTGGTGAAGGATCTTGGGGCAGTGCCGGTGGTCATACCCACTGTTGACACGTACGATGCCGCGGCAAAAGGGGTCATAGACGGGACTTATTCTGCATGGCCAGGCCTCACGGTCTTCAAATGGGGAGAGGTTTTGCCCTTCACGGTGGAGAATACCCTTACCGCACCTGCTTCGATTCAATTCGTCGTTATGAACAAGGAGAAATGGAATTCTCTGCCACCAGACATCCAGCAGATTATGGACAAACTATCGGAAGAGTATGCTGTCAAGACCGCGCAGACCTGGGAACGCATGAGTGCAGAGTCTGTCAACGCTCTGAAGGCGATGAAACACACGATCTCCCCCTTAAGCCGCGCGGAGGACGAGCGTTGGTTCAAGGCCATCGCTCCTGTGTACGATACCTATGTAAAGGAAAAGACCGCAAAGGGGCTTCCGGCGTCTGAAGCGTATAAGTTTGTTCAGGATTGGGTAAAAAAGAACCAGAAATAGATAGTAAGGCTCTGGAGGTCTTATGATAATTGAAAGGATTCTGCACAGGTTCAGCGGCTGGATAGAGTCTGTGGCCGGAGTTGCCCTTATAGCGGTAATGATACTCTCCGGTTCGGATGTGGTAGGCAGGACATTCGGACATCCTATCCCCGGTGCCTATGAACTCATCTCCTTTGCCGGGGGGATTGTGCTTGGTTTCGCGATCCCGGCGAGCGTTATAGGCAAAGTCCATGTCATTGTGGATATCATTTTGCAGAAGCTGCCAGAGGCCCCCAAGTCCGTTCTCCATGTGATCTCCCGGCTCATGGGTGCTGGTTTTATGTTCGCGTTAGGATACGCGCTTGTCAAGATGGC
Proteins encoded:
- a CDS encoding TRAP transporter substrate-binding protein, coding for MKKTCVFCCAAIFVCFALLTGMSYGADKVTKLEFASYLPATEDVSLTLQEWCKEVEKRTNGRVTVTYHPGGTLVSMPQTYEAVTNGIADLGFSAFGYTPGRFPMMELLDLPTGLKTSLLAVKLTQDYVNRFKPKELQDVKVLWFTATTPALLHTKKPIKKLEDLKGMKIRTVGGPMVELVKDLGAVPVVIPTVDTYDAAAKGVIDGTYSAWPGLTVFKWGEVLPFTVENTLTAPASIQFVVMNKEKWNSLPPDIQQIMDKLSEEYAVKTAQTWERMSAESVNALKAMKHTISPLSRAEDERWFKAIAPVYDTYVKEKTAKGLPASEAYKFVQDWVKKNQK
- a CDS encoding TRAP transporter small permease subunit, giving the protein MIIERILHRFSGWIESVAGVALIAVMILSGSDVVGRTFGHPIPGAYELISFAGGIVLGFAIPASVIGKVHVIVDIILQKLPEAPKSVLHVISRLMGAGFMFALGYALVKMAGKFRATGDYTAVLQLPFYPVTYAMGGAFVIAGLILIFESVHRGGSNG